Part of the Spinacia oleracea cultivar Varoflay chromosome 5, BTI_SOV_V1, whole genome shotgun sequence genome, ACTTTGACAGAAGAGATAACTTCTGGAAAGGATAGATTTATCCGCCTGCAAGCTGACTTTGATAACTTTAGAAGGAGATCAGGTAAAGAGAGACTATCAGTTCGAAGCGATGCACAGGGAGAAGTAATTGAGAGTCTTCTTCCAATGGTGGACAACTTTGAGAGGGCGAAGCAAAAGTTACAACCAGAAACGGATAAGGAAAAACAGATTGATACGATTTTTCTAAGATAGTACTATGAGTGAACAGACCAAAAACGAAACAGACTATAGAAGTCAATCAAACAGAAAACAAGCTTATACTATGAGCAATTTCTAtggcaactaaaactttttataGTAGTTGATTTCAGACTTATCTCTCACTCATGGTCAGAGTTCGAATGAGGTTTTATCAGGAGAGTAAGTCGGAGTCGCTGCTGTCTTGGATTGACATTTAACACTGTGTTTTCTTTACGCGTTACAGAAGGAGCATCATAAATTAACTAACAGAAACCATAGTTTGTTAACAACCCAGACCTAACACCAAACTCGTGTTTCAGCTAATATCAACATAATACCTTATTATGATAATACTAAATCTAAACATCTACCTTCTAATCTCACCATCATCCATAAATAATCGACAACTATAAAGCTTGTTTCAGCTATAAGTTTATCTATAAAGCATGAAATTCAGTTAATTAATTCCATATGAAATTACCTTGCATTTGGCAATAGTGTCAAAGTCTCATTTCTCGGCCTGGTTGTCACCATTGCCACCAGAATCATCAGTAATCTACAAAAAGCATTTTAATATGTAAATTAGATATGCCACATTTCAGGCAATGATACATGATGCTCAATCAGAATAATTTCCAGAAATAACTAACCATATTTATTGCTGATTCCGCACCATCTAAAAGGTTCGATGAAACATTCCCTTTGCGTACTTCCTTCAAAACTTGTCCCAAAAAAGAAGCAATCATTTTAAATGATTGTGTTGTTTCTTCAAACTTGGTGTTTAGAACTTGATTTTGTTGCGCAAGGTCCTCATTTTGCTTCTTGACAACTGATATTTCACCTTTCATGTTCTCCACTTCCATAGCATTGTTGTTAACATAGCTTGACCCTTCTTTCCTCAGCAAACCTTCCACTCCAAAGATGTCGCTTTGCTTCACTCCAAATCCATAATTCAGAGGACGTTTAGGTACTTCACCTTTATACATGAGCTCATTAAAGACTGCATTCTCAATTTCAATTACGGGCTTTGAAGAAGAGGAACTCGCAAGATTTTCTTGGACCTTTTTGTTGGCATCCTCCTGTTATATAATATGAAAAGATCACTCAAAATCTATTAACCAAGAATACTATGTAcaagcaaagaaaaaaataaatagacttCAAGAGACAAGATTGATTTATAGAATTAGCTCAATGCAATGATACCACAAATTGATGAGGAAGTGTGCCCTCTTTAAAGCTTCCATCTTCTTTGGCGTAAACTGATTTGAAAAATGCCAATTCGCTAAACActcctttcttctctttctgcaatttcaggaaaaaaataaattgaaaactgAAATTTTGAAGTTCTTAAACCGACTATCACTATATTTGTTTAACACTTTGAGTTGTTATCCCCGTAGTAGGGTTGCTGGGTGCATTGCCACTTTGCAAGGGGTGACAGAGTCGGCAACAGAGGCAGTGACATCAGCAAGCTCTCTGCTAATTGTGTCAGGCTAAGGGGAATTCAGGAGTACGTTTCCTTGTAGATGCAGGGAAGATAATAAACAGAAGAAATATCAGCCAATAGTTGCTTTATACCTGTATTCAGTTTGTTTTGTTTCTGTAACAAGTGGCAAATATTAGTTCTAGTTATTAAGATATTAGGTAAATAAGTTTTTGCAAACTTGTTTGCAGGTACATTTTCTTTGCATTGTTTTTAGTTTATCTTACATGatccaataattaaaatcaatatggACATTGATGAATCCCATGATCCCAGCTGGCCTCTATGCTTTTGACAGAGGACTAACAGATAATCTATCGATTCTTATAATCTGATAATGTAAACATTGACAGATAATTTGACTACTAAgtgagtaaataaaatgaaaaccCAGACCAATTGGACGACTTCGACGCTGTCCCACAGGCACCATATGGTTCCGATTTCCCCTCataagaaggagaaggagaaggaaaaGCCTAACTTTTTGAAGGTTGTGAGGGCAGCGCCGAAGGCAGAGTCGAATACCGATGCTAAGAGTGGAGTTCAGAAGTTTAGGGTCAAGCTGTTGCCTGAAAGTGGTGGCCAAGAGTGTCATGGATGTTCTCTGTATGGTATGTTGTTCTTGCAGCCGTTTACATACGTTTTATTCTGTTATTGTTGTGTTTATTGATTTTGGCTTCTGTATATCCTTTAGCGAGCTTGGATTTCCTGTTGGTTTTCAGTTCTAGAACAATGTATTGTCATCATGAAGGGGATTAGAATTTCCTGGAACATATATGGTTTCCTGAATGAATACTTTATTGGTTTCGAGTCAGATGTTTGGGAAAGAACCGGATTAGTTGGTTGTTAACTTTTTATGTCAGCTAGAATTTAGCTAAATTAGTGAGTTTTAGTGCTGAATGGCTTGATCAATTATCAAAAGTTCTAGAACAATGTATGTCATCATGAAGGGGATTAGAATTTCCTGGAACATATATGGTTTGCTGAATGAATACTTAATTGGTTTCGAGTGAGATGTTTAGGAAAGAACCATATTAGTTAGTTGGTTGTTAACTTTTGATGTCAGCTAGAATTTAGCTAAATTAGTGAGTTTTAGTGCTGAATGGCTTGACCAATTATCAAAAACTCATTTTAAAGGATCAAAGACATTATTTCGGGAATAAATTATATGGTGGACTGGTGGTGGTGAGGTGAAGCTTTgttattttggttgaaatgtTAATAGAGAAAGGAATGTTGTTGGTTGTTTGTTGATTGGATAGGTTTGAATTTGTGTAATTGATTTACTCTTGAATTAGTCATGTTTAGGCTGTTGTGCTTGATTAATCTCAAATTAGAAATAATAATGGTGTTGATTTGCAACATTTGCAGCTCACAAGGCCGCACTTTCACATCATCTCTAATTTTATTTACATTATGCTATGCTCTTATTAATGGTGGTTTTGATGTCTCAGCCTTACTTCAATAGCTGGGAATATCATCAACTGAAACAAGTGAGAAAGTTGGGACATTTTCACTTGCATATGCAGCTCACAAGGCCGCATCTCCGATAAAGTTTCTGCCTACAGTTGCCCTAAGTCCATTGTTGCTTCCTGGATTTCAAGAAAGTAGATAAAGATAACTAATCCCAGAATATATGACTACTCTGTATATGACTTTTCTTCCATTTGTGTAATACCAGAATATGTTATTGGATACGTAGCAGAATCAACTCTTTGTCATTTCATTGTGAATTTGCATTTTAGTGTGTTCATAGCAAATGCAAGAACCATTAATTGCTGGCCTATCTCAAACATAGATCTCCATAACAATTTATCTGTTAACAGCTACTTACTTGATCTGTTCTCACTAAGACCAACAATGTAATTTACAGGCTACACCTACAGACTAACAGCTAAACATGTTTCGTTCACAATTAATTGATTATCATTGCAGGGTTTTTGTTGTAAAAATGCAGATCGAATAATGATTAGTTatgcttaattatgcataatttTTATTCTTTGTTATTGACTTTTAGTTAGAACTTTGTGAACAATTTTTTATCGCCTGAAGTTTATGGGGATAATGTAATAGAATGAAATACTGCCTTTGTTGTTTAAATTGAATAGTTTTTGCAGCTTCATGCACTGCAGATGGACTTCATTGCCTCTGCTTTCTGATTTTTTCTAATTTAAACTTGGAGTAGCCACGCACACCCGGTCCCATCCCCAGACCACCCTCCAGAATCATACTTCTTAGTTCATGTTAAAAGTTGACTCTATTTGACAGTAATAGTGTCAGGTAACCCCGTTTCCTGATCCTAAAAGCTCTAAGTTCATGAGAATCTAGGACAACTATCTCCAAAACGTTTGAAGAGTCACATAATGTATACTTCTGCAACATAGTTTATAACAGAAACGGAAAGTAGGAAGATTTTCCCAGCTGCTGCTTTCAATTCCATTTGCCCGCATAGCCAACTTTTCTACATTTCTCTACTTTAACATTAGAAAACTAAAGAATGTCCTTATGTGTGAGATTAGATATGCATATACGAGTAAATATTACTCTTATTTGTTTATGAAGTTTAGACTTTTATATCACTCTTAtctgtttatgaattttagacttAGCACCTATAGCAATTGAAATGCTACAAACCAAATAGCTAGGTTGAAAAGCATACCATATCCACTCTTCGATTAGCAAAGCTTGTAGCACCACTGTTGTGCTTATTGCCTTGTAAAGCTCGAGCATTTTTTcccatttcagatttttcctagTTTCATGAAACCAATGTTAGCATATATAGGTGAAACAAATAAAACTTACTAAATTTAGGATATTTTGGGGTCACAAACCATGGCCTCTGGTAAaagccaataatctaccaattccgTCCAACTCCTAGTGGACACTCCATCAGGCACGTTGGCATAGTTCTCTTTTCGAGATTTATTCACTGGATCGAAAAAATCCCTCTTCAATTTGTATCGATGATTGTTCCATGGTTTGTCAATACGCATCACTAGTGCCTTGTTAACTAGAGGTCCATCAGGTAACacaaaatgtttcttcaaaaaaaaaaggaaaaattaagttacaatgttaacaaaataatttgcctagctagttctgatcagatcagatcagactgatctgtctgatctgatcagcactgatctgatcagaactagcTAGGTGAACTTAGTGATTCTGCAGAAACTTAACCCGGGGTCGGAACCCCCATGACCAAATAAAAACCTGAAAAACGGGCAACTGATTGATGAACACAGATGGAAACAGAATAAATTTAAAGCTAATTACACAGTTAACCAAGCTAAAATAAAACTACAATTAACATAAGTGTTAAGAACAATAAATCCACATACCCGAATCATTGTAACAACATTAGTTTTTAACTGATTGTTCACAGCACGCCAACTTGGGACTCCCACTGGACAAAGTGAATCATTTTTTGCAATATCTCCAAGGAAGCTCACAAGGATCTTCCCACCTTTTCGAATAGGTTGGTTGAATTCATTGACCTTGACAATGTATCTGAACCCCTTTGCATCATGCCAAACGTCTCGAGGCAGAACTGGTCCCTTTACCAGATGTCGTATTCCATCAGCATCTGTCACAGGAGCTAAATCACACTAAAAAATCACCAAGATCGATAATTTACAGTTTGCATATTTGATGTAGAGACATGTTTACCTATAGCTATAGCCTCCACCTTCTCATCAAACTCCCTCGATTCTGGCCAATTTGGAATAATGATTCGATGTCGAAGTGTTGCTTTCTTCACAGCAGTATCACTTCCTTCTCCTTGATCAAATTCATTTTCACTCTCAGAAGCCGATTCTTCAAATTCGTCCCAGTTGTAGTTTGGCATAACTTCACTCTCAACCTGATTGGATGGAGAAGATCGCAGAGGTTGAAATGCATTCTCACTCACATGCATGTATGTTGGAGGCAACTGACCTTCTTGCTTCCCGGTTCTCTTTTTCATTGCCATGGTGTCTGGTGGTGTAGGAGATTGTGACATCACATGTTTTGTTGCTCCCAAAGGTACAACAAATGCTCTTTTCTCTAAATGTGGTTTGACACTTGTAAAAGAAGATACCGGTTGTTGTGTAGCTTTTTGAGGCTGTTGTGTAGCTTTGTGAAGCTGATGGGTAGCTTTTTGAGGCTGATTGGTAGCTGTTTGAGGCTGTTGGGAAGCTTTGAAAGGCTGCAAAGAAGGCTGCAAGGTAGCTTTGAAAGGCTGCAACACAGGCTGCATAGTAGGCTGGTGTGGATTCGGTGTTGACGCTTTTTGTGTTGCAATTTCAGTCAGATTGGGAAACGTAGGTCCTTTATACCATCTACTTTGTGTTGTTCCTGTAAGAGTGGGCggaattggttgttgtaatgggTTAGAGGATGGTTTTGTCTGGGTAAAGGATGGTTTTGATAATGCCTTCAGTTGTGGCTTTGAAACCATGGAAGTAGGCCGAGGCAAGGATGATTGTGGTGCAACCATGGTTTTTTTAGCAGCTACTGGTTGCTTAATGGGTTGTGATACCGTCCCAAATGTCTGTGACACTCCAAGTGTTGGAGGACTGAACGGTCCCCAGTTTTGGGTGGATGGATCAGAAGATTTTGGGGACTTGGATGCAGCAATGCTCGACCCTTCGTCAATAGCTACCAATGTTCTTTTAGTCCTGTAACTCATAATTTAGTTCCTGTTCAGAAAGTAAGAAACACAATCAGCCATGAATAAAAAGGTCATTAAACCAACTCAATTGCTACAAGAATGAATCACTAAATAGGATAATAGGTATTCACTCAAAGTGACAATCATACACGTTAAATCAGTTTAACATTTTCACATAAACAAGAATTACAATGAGCAGAAAACTCAGTAAATATAGAAGCAAAGTGCAAATCTGATTGAGAAAAAGAAATTCATCCTGGCTCTAATTGGTCGTTAGCTCACTGAGTGATCTAGAGTCTAGAATATACAAGTCATAGACTCAAAAGTCTGAAACCTTCAAGGAACTTGAAAACTTTATATTGGAAGGCCTTTTGCTCCGTTCATCCCTTTATTAAGTTTCATTATAACCTGTCACATTACAAGCATAAGCACGAAACAAGATAGAGAAGGCAAACCAGAAAAGAAACAACTAACGGAAATGCACTGAAGATATTATCAGAAAGTGAAGATATTAGCACTATGGAAACAACCAACCTCCAGGTGGCTACCAAATCTCCCTGGAGGTCGAATTAGCACTATGGCCCCTACGAATGTGGATGCGAATGAGTGTGTAGCAGCTTGGTGGAATGAGGAGGGTGATGGATGGCATTTGGAGGGATTGATCTCACATCTTTGGGTGCACGAACAGGAAGCTATCAAGATAATGAGGGTAGCAAGAATTTTGTTTATCTCCCTTGAACTCAAATTATCCCTTTATTGGTTTTAACATGTATTTTGTTTCTGCAGAGatacttgaaatttgaagaatCTGCAGGTGACCCTGCGCGTGTTCAGATTCTATATGAACGTGCTATCACTGAGTTTCCTATATCTAGTGATTTGTGGACTGACTATGCACGCTATATAGAAAAGAAGCTCAAGGTACTTTCTCAATTTCTGATTTTAACTGTTTTGGTTGAGAAATCTTCTAGCTAGCTTATTGTCAGTTgccaaaaaacaattttttcagTTCTGATGGATCAAAGAGATGATCTCATAGCTGGCACACTtccttttttttgggtgtagTTTAGACTGAAGTTATAAGCAATATTTTAGTTGGCCTACACTCATTTACTACACTTTTGCTCTACAGTTATGAGGGAAAGGGCAAGATGAACCTGCTACACCCTCCTTTTCCGAGATTCAGACTACAGTGAAAACTCtcaatttttatattatcatgGCACCAGGAAAAAGCTAAAGAACAATCTAAAACAAGTCATCAAACAAATCAGGAAGCTGTGAACCAGCAAAACAACATCAAGCAACAGTTGCATGTCTGACATGTATTAACAAAATGATTTGGCTACCTTATTAGTTATTCCCCATTCTGTTTTGAAAAGAAAGGAGGGGAACCATACCTAGAATAAAGATCTTTGCTGCTTGATTCAGAGAGCCTAAATCAGTAATATCCTGAGCCTGTAGTTTTAAGAAAATGATTATCAAGAGAGTTATACATTCCATAGGAGAGAAAACAGGCGATAAAAGGATCAATATTACAATACAAATGAGCTTAGAGAAGCTTGAAAAAAGCTAGCTATAATTATATAAAGTCGGTGGTCACATATGATTCTCAAAGTCAAAAGACATAGAAAGAGGATCCAATGGGTGATCCAGCAGCTTAGTATAGTAGTAAATGGCAGCTTTGAAGAGGTGGATGcacattgttaattgttaacatGAATGCAGAACACAAACATCTAAGGGAGAATCAAGCCTAAATTGCAGAACTCGAAACAGACAGAAACATAAATGAAGAAGTAAAGAGGTAACGTGTTGATACTTGTGTAATATTGGAAACTACTGGAGTGATGTTTACTGTTATAAACAATGAAATCTAGTGAATTGTTTTTAGCAATATTTTACATTGGAGTCATTTCATGATTAACTCACAGCATTTCACTAATCTTACAGATTCAAAACCGGTTTATCTGTGTGGTTCTCCTTAGATAGCCAGGCATGATATTTTGGCAACTCTGACAGATACGCTTTGTCAAAGGGGGGTAAAACTTTCAGAACCAAGACAGATGCATACAAACAAGAATCAATCTTTTCCCAATAAACCTTATTGTTTAGTTATAATGGACCAACCCACCCCTGACACACATTTTATTGTGTACCACAGGCGCAacaaaaaagggaagaaaagcaacaacaacactgcAACAACAATGAACCAAATCAAATACAAAAGGgggaaatcacaaaaaataaagataaattgCCCCCTTTTCACGGAATAACGGTATAAAAATATCTGTATCACCATCAAAGAAACTAGTAGTAGGGTACTTGGACATTAGTAGACAATAAAATAAGTGAGTATAGATTAAGTATATAACTCATTATTCAACCAGATTAAACAATATGACTCACAACGTCATGAACAAATACAAATCCAAagcaaaacaataaaaaataagcatgATCAATTGGTCCCACCCTCTTCCTCTACTGGTAAAGAATCCCCTAAATCAAACACATCTCTAGGCTTGTTCTTAACAACATGCAACCATCCCTTTTGTATCTCATCTTCTATGTAAAAAACTTTTTTTGCTTGAGATGAGAATACAAATGGATCATCTTGCAACAATCGTCCAGAATGCATCAATTTAGAGAAATTGACACATACTCCGCCATTTGGATATGCTTTTACACCCCTATGAATGTCTACCCAATCACAACGAAACAATACAACTTTGTAATCTCCGTAATAATCTAATTCATAGATATCTTTCACTTTTCCATAGTAGGCATCTCCATCCGCTTCGACCATAATTCCagaattttgtgtcaaaagatgAGAATCGCGATCCGTGGAAAGGAATTTGTATCCATTGATTATGtatccttttaattttctacCATAAGAATGCAAACCACCAGCCAAAGCTTTTCTTAGTTTCCCATCTTCGGTGGTTGCATCTATGTAATGTACCTACGATGATACATCATTAAatcaaatacattttttttaaaagaagtaTGTATTCACATTAAAAGAACTTAAGTAACCTTATTTTGCAGCCACCCTCCAAACTCATTGATGATCCAGTTACTTTCATCACTCTCCGTGACAGGATTTTGTAAGTTCATTTGACGTTTCTCGGTTAAAAATTCACTTcatggaagaagaacaaaattaaaaatcatctattataacaattgataattcaAAAGAAAACCAAAATAATACTTACTCCATATCCCCTTTTATCTCATCAGAGTGAAGCAAAATGTAGCGATGAGCTTGTTTTAAGCTTTTGTCATCAAGGCGAATGCTGACCTCCTTCCCAATAACTCGACCACCAGAATTAAACAAGTAATCATTGGGATTTGGAATGTCATCATCCATCCTTTTAGGTATGTTGAAAATGGTCTTAACACCTTGAAGATATCTCGAACAAAACCTAATTGTCTCCTCTAAAAGGAAGCCTTCTGCAATAGATCCTTCAGGTTGGGCTTTATTGGTTACATGTGATTTCAAATGGGACAAGTACCTTTCAAATAAAACATTTGTActtaatatatgataaatgtgaaatattaaataaaaagaatataatttAGACGTGTAAGATATTAACCTTTCAATGGGATACATCCATCTGTATTGCACTGGTCCACCAAGTTTAACCTCCTCCACTAAGTGAATCAACAAATGGACCATGATTGTGAAAAATGAAGGCAGAAACTCCTTTTCCAACTCACAAAGAgttaaaataatttcattttgaaGACCATCTAAATCATCTGGATCAATAGTTGTAGAGCACAACTTCTTGAAAAAGGAAGACAATCTAGCCAACAAGTCAATTACTTTTGTAGCTTTAGAGGCCCTTAAGGCAACGGGAAGGATATCCTGCATTAGAACATGGTTGTCATGACTTTTGAGGTTAATCAACTTCCTTTGCTTCATATTCACACAACTAGAAAGGTTGGATCCATATCCATCAGGAACTTTAATTTTCTGCAAAACATTTAGGAACCTCTCCTTCTCCTCCGTAGACATAGAATAGGAAGCCGGAGGCATGCATTCACCTCCGTTAGGATTAGTACTCAGCCAAAGGTGAGACTTTATTCTCCATGCTTCAAGGGCTTCTCGATCATTCCTACTATCTCTACTCTTATCCATGCTAAGAAGAGTTCCCAAAATATTCTCAGACAcgtttttctcaatgtgcatcaCATCTAAATTATGCCTTAGAAGATTATGCTCCCAATACACCAAATCAAAGAATATGCTTCTCTTGGTACCAAAGTCACTTTCATCTTGgacatcatcgtcatcatcgtGTCCTCTTTGCCTCTTTTTCGGTGGTGCCTTCGACTTTCCGTAAACATGCTTCACCTTTTCTTGCTGCCTCAATATATCAGTGCCGCTAGGACGAGATGGGGCTTTACCCCACTCATTAGTTCCAAACTTCTCACAAAACTTGTCACCTTGACATCGATATGGGTGATCTGCAGGTAACCATTTTCTATAGCTACAATACCAAATCTTGCTCCCAAATCTATCAGAAGGCGTGGAATCTAAGCATATAGGACATGCATTGTAACCTTTTGTGCTCAAACCAGAGAGCATTGCATAGCCGGGAAAGTCATTAATAGTCCAAAGCAAAGGCGCACGCAAATTAAATTTCTCTCCGGAAAAAGCATCAAAAGCTTCAACCCCTGTCCACAGCAATTTCAATTCTTGCACTAATGGCTGCAGATACACGTCAATATCATTTCCGGGACCTGATTTTCTAGGAATAAGCGTGGACAGAATGAAAGAAGACGGTTTCATACATAACCATGGTGGAAGATTATAAGGAATCAACATCACTGGCCACGTACTATAAGTGGTGTTCATTAAACGGTAAGGattaaaaccatcactcgcaagACCTAATCGAACACTACGAGGGTCTAATGCAAAATCACTGTGACGCTCATCAAATGCCTTCCATGCTTAGCCATCTGAAGGATGCCTTAAAATCTTCTTATCATCTTCACCCAATCGCTCTGTAGCATGCCATCTCATATCTTCTGCTGTTGATGATGACATGTAGATTCTTTTTAGTCTCGGTATAAGAGGGAAATATCGCATTACCTTAGCTGGCACACCTTTCTTACAAGTATCCGTACCTTGATCACTTACAACGTTGCCCCTATCCTTAGTTTACTTCCACCTCGATGTACCACAAACATGACACTTGTCTTTCTTTAAAAATTCACCCCAATACAACATGCAATTATTCGGACAAGCATCAATCTTTTCATACCCAAGGCCCAAGTCTTTTATCATGTTCTTACTGTAATAATAAGAAGAGGGAAAATCAAGTATTTGAGGAAATGCATCTAGAATTAGCTTCAACAACATATTGAAAGATTCTATGGACCAGTGATTCATACACTTCAAGTGAAACAAGTGtaacagaaaagataactttgAAAAATTGATACACCCCTCGTACAATTTCTCCTCAGAAGCTTCAAGCAACTTCTTATATGTCACATCTTCTTCTATTGTAGAATAATCATATTCTACATCTGTGTCATAGGCCAAGGGCTCCTCAATCCATTCATCATCCTCTCGTGCTTCTAAATATGGGCAATTGGGAGGCATATTAACACTAAATGCTGATCTTAATAGCCCTCCCATATTATCTCGACCTACAAACCCACTTTGGTTATCAAGGGATCCTTCACTAGTAAtccctccatcactctcaaacaTACGCTGAAACGTATCCCCTTTACCATGAAAAATCTAATCCTTATATGGCTTATAAAATCCCTTAAACAAAATATGCCTCTCCACTTCATTTACGGAGAACCATTTCTCTACCTTACAGTTCTTACATGGACATCTAATTTTTCCTTC contains:
- the LOC130461731 gene encoding uncharacterized protein — protein: MLIPYNLPPWLCMKPSSFILSTLIPRKSGPGNDIDVYLQPLVQELKLLWTGVEAFDAFSGEKFNLRAPLLWTINDFPGYAMLSGLSTKGYNACPICLDSTPSDRFGSKIWYCSYRKWLPADHPYRCQGDKFCEKFGTNEWGKAPSRPSGTDILRQQEKVKHVYGKSKAPPKKRQRGHDDDDDVQDESDFGTKRSIFFDLVYWEHNLLRHNLDVMHIEKNVSENILGTLLSMDKSRDSRNDREALEAWRIKSHLWLSTNPNGGECMPPASYSMSTEEKERFLNVLQKIKVPDGYGSNLSSCVNMKQRKLINLKSHDNHVLMQDILPVALRASKATKVIDLLARLSSFFKKLCSTTIDPDDLDGLQNEIILTLCELEKEFLPSFFTIMVHLLIHLVEEVKLGGPVQYRWMYPIERYLSHLKSHVTNKAQPEGSIAEGFLLEETIRFCSRYLQGVKTIFNIPKRMDDDIPNPNDYLFNSGGRVIGKEVSIRLDDKSLKQAHRYILLHSDEIKGDMDEFLTEKRQMNLQNPVTESDESNWIINEFGGWLQNKVHYIDATTEDGKLRKALAGGLHSYGRKLKGYIINGYKFLSTDRDSHLLTQNSGIMVEADGDAYYGKVKDIYELDYYGDYKVVLFRCDWVDIHRGVKAYPNGGVCVNFSKLMHSGRLLQDDPFVFSSQAKKVFYIEDEIQKGWLHVVKNKPRDVFDLGDSLPVEEEGGTN
- the LOC130461730 gene encoding uncharacterized protein encodes the protein MVAPQSSLPRPTSMVSKPQLKALSKPSFTQTKPSSNPLQQPIPPTLTGTTQSRWYKGPTFPNLTEIATQKASTPNPHQPTMQPVLQPFKATLQPSLQPFKASQQPQTATNQPQKATHQLHKATQQPQKATQQPVSSFTSVKPHLEKRAFVVPLGATKHVMSQSPTPPDTMAMKKRTGKQEGQLPPTYMHVSENAFQPLRSSPSNQVESEVMPNYNWDEFEESASESENEFDQGEGSDTAVKKATLRHRIIIPNWPESREFDEKVEAIAIDADGIRHLVKGPVLPRDVWHDAKGFRYIVKVNEFNQPIRKGGKILVSFLGDIAKNDSLCPVGVPSWRAVNNQLKTNVVTMIRKHFVLPDGPLVNKALVMRIDKPWNNHRYKLKRDFFDPVNKSRKENYANVPDGVSTRSWTELVDYWLLPEAMEKSEMGKNARALQGNKHNSGATSFANRRVDMKYTLCDSSNVLEIVVLDSHELRAFRIRKRGYLTLLLSNRVNF
- the LOC130460707 gene encoding uncharacterized protein → MYKGEVPKRPLNYGFGVKQSDIFGVEGLLRKEGSSYVNNNAMEVENMKGEISVVKKQNEDLAQQNQVLNTKFEETTQSFKMIASFLGQVLKEVRKGNVSSNLLDGAESAINMITDDSGGNGDNQAEK